In a genomic window of Vibrio orientalis CIP 102891 = ATCC 33934:
- the dnaG gene encoding DNA primase, with the protein MAGHIPRSFIDDLLARLDIVDIIDARVKLKKKGKNYGACCPFHNEKTPSFSVSQEKQFYHCFGCGVHGNAIDFMMEYERLEFVEAIEELASFLGLDVPREQRQGGGVQSNQPKANSEQKRNLYDLMGSIAQFYRDQLKQPKSKVAIDYLKDRGLSGQIVQKFGIGYVADEWDLVRKNFGQAPQTQEMLVSGGMLIENDKGNRYDRFRGRVMFPIRDRRGRVIGFGGRVLGDGTPKYLNSPETPIFHKGKELYGLYEVMQAYREPPKVLVVEGYMDVVALAQYGVDYSVASLGTSTTGDHIQLLFRQTNTVVCCYDGDRAGKEAAWRALENALQYLKTGNTLKFLFLPDGEDPDSYVRKHGKEAFEQQIEQATPLSSYLFDNLIEIHQLNLGGNEGKSALRAHASVLIDKIPDPYFQELLEKLLDERTGFDNQLRQPRKKQSESRPQPHKEIKRTPMREVIALLIQNPSYAQMVPDLSSVRELTVPGLSLFVEVLEYCHQHPNITTGQLIEHWRNSSHEALLSRLAGWEIPLDEDNEQDIFLDSLDKILAQCVEKQIENLQAKERSVGLSTEERRELLALMLDLKA; encoded by the coding sequence ATGGCAGGACACATCCCTCGCAGTTTCATTGATGACCTCCTTGCTCGACTCGATATCGTCGACATTATTGATGCTCGCGTAAAACTTAAGAAAAAAGGCAAAAACTACGGTGCTTGCTGCCCGTTCCATAACGAGAAAACCCCTTCATTTAGCGTTTCGCAAGAAAAACAGTTCTATCATTGCTTTGGTTGTGGCGTACACGGTAATGCCATCGACTTTATGATGGAGTATGAGCGCTTAGAGTTCGTTGAAGCGATTGAAGAACTCGCTTCATTTCTTGGTTTAGATGTGCCAAGAGAACAGCGCCAAGGCGGAGGCGTTCAATCCAATCAGCCTAAAGCCAACTCAGAGCAAAAACGTAACCTTTACGATCTAATGGGCAGTATTGCTCAATTTTATCGTGATCAGCTTAAGCAACCAAAAAGCAAAGTTGCCATTGATTATCTAAAAGATCGTGGGCTTTCCGGTCAAATTGTGCAGAAGTTTGGCATTGGTTACGTTGCTGATGAGTGGGATTTAGTCCGTAAAAACTTCGGTCAAGCTCCGCAAACTCAAGAGATGCTTGTCTCTGGCGGTATGTTGATTGAAAACGATAAAGGTAATCGCTACGACCGCTTCCGTGGTCGTGTGATGTTCCCTATTCGTGACCGTCGTGGTCGAGTGATTGGTTTTGGTGGCCGTGTGCTAGGTGATGGGACGCCTAAATACCTAAACTCGCCAGAAACGCCTATCTTCCATAAAGGCAAAGAGCTTTATGGCCTGTATGAAGTGATGCAAGCCTACCGCGAGCCACCTAAAGTATTGGTGGTAGAGGGCTATATGGATGTGGTCGCACTCGCTCAATACGGCGTCGACTATTCGGTCGCCTCACTAGGTACGTCGACAACTGGCGATCATATTCAACTGTTGTTCCGTCAAACCAATACCGTCGTTTGTTGTTACGATGGTGACCGAGCTGGTAAAGAAGCCGCTTGGCGTGCGCTAGAAAATGCACTGCAATATCTAAAAACAGGCAATACGCTGAAGTTTTTGTTCCTCCCTGATGGTGAGGACCCAGATAGCTACGTACGTAAGCATGGCAAAGAAGCCTTTGAGCAACAGATCGAACAAGCAACACCACTTTCAAGTTATCTGTTTGACAACTTGATTGAGATACATCAACTGAATCTAGGCGGTAATGAAGGTAAATCAGCGCTAAGAGCACACGCCAGCGTTCTGATTGATAAAATACCGGATCCTTACTTCCAAGAATTACTAGAAAAACTGCTCGATGAACGCACAGGTTTTGACAACCAACTACGTCAGCCTCGCAAGAAGCAAAGTGAAAGTCGACCTCAACCGCATAAAGAGATCAAACGTACGCCAATGCGTGAAGTGATCGCTTTGCTTATCCAGAATCCGAGCTATGCTCAAATGGTACCGGATCTCTCAAGTGTGAGAGAGTTAACAGTGCCAGGGCTAAGTTTATTTGTCGAAGTGCTTGAATATTGTCATCAGCATCCCAATATAACTACGGGCCAGTTAATAGAACATTGGCGAAACAGTAGCCACGAGGCACTATTATCTCGACTAGCAGGGTGGGAGATCCCCCTCGATGAAGATAATGAACAAGATATATTTTTAGACTCATTGGACAAAATACTTGCCCAGTGCGTTGAAAAACAAATTGAAAACCTGCAGGCCAAAGAAAGAAGTGTCGGTTTATCAACCGAAGAAAGAAGGGAGCTGCTAGCGTTAATGCTAGATTTAAAAGCGTAA
- the rpoD gene encoding RNA polymerase sigma factor RpoD: protein MDQNPQSQLKQLVIKGKEQGYLTYAEVNDHLPAEIVDSEQVEDIIQMINDMGIRVVETAPDADDLALNDDDTITDEDAAEAAAAALSSVENEIGRTTDPVRMYMREMGTVELLTREGEIDIAKRIEDGINQVQNAVAEYPGTIPYILEQFDRIQAEELRLTDLITGFVDPDADETAAPTATHIGSELAESELEDEDAEEKEESDDSDDEEEEEDTGIDPELALEKFTALRNTFQNYQLACNEYGNESPKATLAHEMVIDVFKEFRLTPKQFDYLVEELRTSMERVRTQERLIMKATVEYGKMPKKSFITLFTGNESTDAWLDEILASDKPYAEKVRRSEDDIRRSISKLKIIEEETSLTVQNIKDISRRMSIGEAKARRAKKEMVEANLRLVISIAKKYTNRGLQFLDLIQEGNIGLMKAVDKFEYRRGYKFSTYATWWIRQAITRSIADQARTIRIPVHMIETINKLNRISRQMLQEMGREPLPEELAERMQMPEDKIRKVLKIAKEPISMETPIGDDEDSHLGDFIEDTTLELPLDSATAGSLKVATKDVLAGLTPREAKVLRMRFGIDMNTDHTLEEVGKQFDVTRERIRQIEAKALRKLRHPSRSETLRSFLDE, encoded by the coding sequence ATGGATCAAAATCCGCAGTCACAGCTAAAACAACTTGTCATTAAAGGCAAGGAACAAGGCTATCTGACCTACGCAGAAGTAAACGACCACCTGCCAGCAGAAATCGTCGATTCAGAGCAGGTCGAAGATATCATTCAGATGATCAACGATATGGGCATTCGAGTAGTTGAAACTGCTCCTGATGCCGATGATCTTGCACTGAATGATGACGATACAATCACCGATGAAGATGCGGCAGAAGCTGCAGCTGCTGCGCTATCTAGCGTAGAGAACGAAATCGGCCGAACCACTGACCCAGTACGTATGTACATGCGTGAAATGGGTACTGTTGAGCTATTGACTCGTGAAGGCGAGATCGATATTGCTAAGCGTATTGAAGATGGTATTAACCAAGTTCAAAATGCAGTGGCAGAGTATCCAGGCACCATCCCATACATTCTTGAACAGTTTGATAGAATTCAAGCAGAAGAACTACGTCTTACTGACCTTATCACGGGCTTTGTTGATCCTGATGCTGACGAAACGGCAGCACCTACAGCGACTCACATCGGCTCTGAACTTGCAGAGTCTGAGCTTGAAGACGAAGACGCTGAAGAGAAAGAAGAGTCCGACGACTCTGACGATGAGGAAGAAGAGGAAGATACAGGTATTGACCCTGAGCTTGCTCTAGAGAAGTTCACTGCACTTCGTAATACGTTCCAAAACTACCAGTTAGCATGCAACGAGTACGGCAATGAAAGCCCGAAAGCAACGCTTGCTCACGAGATGGTTATCGACGTATTCAAAGAGTTTCGTCTTACTCCAAAGCAATTTGACTACCTAGTTGAAGAGCTTCGCACGTCAATGGAACGTGTACGTACTCAAGAACGCCTCATCATGAAGGCGACGGTTGAATACGGTAAGATGCCTAAGAAGTCATTCATTACCCTATTTACAGGTAACGAATCGACTGATGCTTGGTTAGATGAAATTCTTGCATCTGATAAGCCATACGCTGAAAAAGTACGCCGCAGCGAAGATGATATTCGTCGTTCGATCTCTAAATTGAAGATCATCGAAGAAGAAACATCACTAACGGTTCAAAACATCAAAGACATCAGCCGTCGTATGTCTATCGGTGAAGCGAAAGCTCGCCGTGCGAAGAAAGAGATGGTTGAAGCGAACTTACGTCTAGTAATCTCGATTGCGAAGAAATACACCAACCGTGGTCTACAATTCTTGGATCTGATCCAAGAAGGTAACATCGGTCTGATGAAAGCCGTAGATAAGTTCGAATACCGTCGTGGTTACAAGTTCTCGACTTACGCAACGTGGTGGATCCGTCAGGCAATCACTCGTTCAATCGCAGACCAAGCACGTACGATTCGTATTCCGGTACACATGATCGAAACGATCAACAAGCTGAACCGTATCTCTCGTCAAATGCTACAAGAGATGGGTCGTGAGCCGCTACCGGAAGAACTGGCAGAGCGCATGCAGATGCCAGAAGATAAGATCCGTAAAGTACTGAAAATTGCTAAAGAACCAATCTCTATGGAGACACCAATCGGTGACGACGAAGATTCGCATCTAGGTGATTTCATTGAAGATACAACGCTTGAGCTACCGCTAGACTCTGCAACTGCAGGCAGCCTAAAAGTAGCAACAAAAGACGTTCTTGCGGGCCTAACGCCACGTGAAGCAAAAGTACTTCGTATGCGCTTTGGTATCGATATGAACACTGACCATACTCTTGAAGAAGTAGGTAAGCAGTTCGACGTTACTCGTGAACGTATCCGTCAGATCGAAGCGAAAGCACTACGTAAACTTCGTCACCCAAGCCGCTCAGAAACTCTGCGTAGCTTCCTAGACGAATAA
- the rpsU gene encoding 30S ribosomal protein S21, translated as MPVVKVRENEPFDVALRRFKRSCEKAGILSEVRRREHYEKPTTVRKRAKAAAQKRHAKKLARENARRVRLY; from the coding sequence ATGCCAGTAGTTAAAGTACGTGAAAACGAACCGTTCGACGTTGCTCTACGTCGTTTCAAACGCTCTTGCGAAAAAGCAGGTATCCTTTCTGAAGTGCGTCGTCGTGAGCACTACGAAAAACCAACTACAGTTCGCAAACGCGCTAAAGCAGCAGCTCAAAAGCGTCACGCTAAGAAGCTAGCTCGCGAAAACGCACGTCGCGTTCGCCTGTACTAA
- a CDS encoding GatB/YqeY domain-containing protein has translation MALIDTLKEEQKLAMKAKDKPRLGTIRLALSAIKQREVDEQITLGDDDILAVLTKMVKQRRDSVAQFEAAGRQDLADVEKVEITVLEDFMPQPLTEEEVVALIESAIAESGAAGMQDMGKVMGVLKPQIQGRADMGKVSGLVRAKLA, from the coding sequence ATGGCTCTTATTGACACGCTCAAAGAAGAGCAAAAATTAGCGATGAAAGCCAAGGACAAACCGCGCCTTGGCACTATCCGTTTAGCTCTGTCAGCAATTAAGCAACGTGAAGTCGACGAACAGATTACTCTGGGCGATGACGACATTCTTGCTGTGCTAACAAAAATGGTTAAACAGCGTCGCGATTCTGTCGCTCAATTTGAAGCTGCAGGTCGTCAAGACCTTGCAGATGTTGAGAAAGTCGAAATTACTGTACTTGAGGACTTTATGCCTCAACCGCTTACCGAAGAAGAAGTTGTTGCTCTTATTGAAAGTGCAATTGCTGAATCAGGTGCCGCGGGCATGCAAGACATGGGTAAAGTGATGGGCGTTCTTAAGCCTCAAATCCAAGGGCGCGCAGATATGGGTAAAGTAAGTGGTTTAGTTCGCGCTAAACTGGCTTAA